One region of Salvia miltiorrhiza cultivar Shanhuang (shh) chromosome 3, IMPLAD_Smil_shh, whole genome shotgun sequence genomic DNA includes:
- the LOC131018251 gene encoding uncharacterized protein LOC131018251 codes for MMLYITTLGLVDFLWEDEPPAPADNETSLWVHAAYDDWRYGDYLCKHFILEGLEDSLYNVYANVKTSKPLWQALENKYCSDDVIAKFLDFKMIDGRSIMDQVQEFQLILHELESEGMKMPEAFITAAIIEMLPPSWIDFKSYLMQNNEEMTLEDLMVKLRLEFDVRECMTKVENSSQVKGNLLEKGGPSNNKLAKTPRTRARQK; via the coding sequence ATGATGTTATACATCACGACTTTGGGCTTGGTCGATTTCCTGTGGGAAGATGAGCCACCTGCGCCGGCGGACAACGAGACCAGTCTCTGGGTGCATGCCGCGTATGACGATTGGCGCTATGGCGACTATCTttgtaaacatttcattttagaAGGTTTAGAAGATAGTTTATACAATGTATACGCCAATGTAAAGACCTCCAAACCACTTTGGCAGGCACTAGAGAACAAGTATTGTAGTGATGATGTAATAGCTAAGTTCTTAGACTTTAAGATGATCGATGGTAGATCGATCATGGATCAAGTGCAAGAATTCCAACTTATCTTGCATGAGTTGGAATCCGAAGGGATGAAAATGCCCGAAGCTTTCATCACTGCGGCGATTATCGAGATGCTACCGCCAAGCTGGATTGACTTCAAGAGCTACCTTATGCAGAACAATGAGGAGATGACTCTTGAAGATCTCATGGTTAAGCTGCGCTTAGAATTTGACGTGAGGGAATGTATGACCAAGGTCGAAAACTCATCTCAAGTCAAAGGCAACTTGTtggagaaaggcggtccctccaacaacAAGCTCGCCAAAACGCCAAGGACAAGGGCAAGGCAAAAATGA